In Alkalihalobacterium alkalinitrilicum, a genomic segment contains:
- a CDS encoding LLM class flavin-dependent oxidoreductase: MKCGLFYVLECVDGQYDRAYKEMLEQIQYAEELGFGSVWLAEHHFTDYGSMPSPQVAAAAISQVTKTMDIGMGISILNFDNPVRIAEDFAMVDILSNGRLKFGAGRGYQPIEFKKLGIPMENSREVYWEAVDVIQGLWSNDTFSYQGKHFQLDDVKLTPKPVQERIPFYYACISPETFDYMVEREAQEFMVTPTLMVMEELLQYVKATRDRLLLKGVNPKIHMNLQMNIAENPDQAIKNVEKEMEMYFDRVLALVPGARGEKAAKGYERFAEVAESMSGPVDVGMLNDAGIVLLEDGKAAVDKLELVEQAGVDSLSCWFRMGGMEHRKVMRTIKRFADEVLPYFKPTAQKVGQ, encoded by the coding sequence ATGAAATGTGGACTTTTTTATGTATTAGAGTGTGTAGATGGGCAATATGATCGAGCTTATAAAGAAATGCTAGAACAAATCCAGTATGCTGAAGAACTAGGGTTTGGAAGTGTTTGGTTAGCGGAACACCACTTTACAGACTATGGAAGTATGCCTTCGCCACAGGTGGCTGCCGCGGCCATTTCTCAAGTTACGAAAACAATGGATATTGGAATGGGAATTAGTATACTGAACTTTGATAATCCAGTTCGTATTGCCGAAGATTTTGCGATGGTGGACATTTTAAGTAACGGGCGCTTAAAGTTTGGAGCTGGACGTGGTTACCAACCGATAGAATTTAAGAAGTTAGGTATTCCAATGGAAAATTCCCGAGAAGTTTATTGGGAAGCTGTCGATGTCATTCAAGGATTGTGGTCCAATGATACTTTTAGTTATCAAGGAAAACACTTCCAACTTGATGATGTAAAATTAACACCAAAACCTGTCCAAGAAAGAATCCCATTCTATTATGCATGCATTAGTCCAGAAACGTTCGATTACATGGTAGAACGTGAGGCCCAAGAATTCATGGTGACGCCTACATTAATGGTAATGGAAGAATTATTACAATATGTAAAAGCTACGAGAGACCGTCTTCTCTTAAAAGGAGTAAATCCAAAAATTCATATGAACTTACAAATGAATATTGCGGAAAATCCAGATCAAGCGATTAAAAATGTAGAAAAAGAAATGGAGATGTATTTCGACCGTGTGCTTGCGTTAGTTCCAGGAGCGAGAGGAGAAAAGGCTGCAAAAGGATATGAGCGTTTTGCAGAAGTTGCTGAATCGATGTCAGGCCCAGTTGATGTTGGAATGTTAAATGATGCTGGAATCGTCCTATTAGAAGATGGGAAGGCAGCTGTCGATAAACTGGAACTAGTGGAACAAGCAGGAGTTGATAGTTTATCGTGCTGGTTCCGCATGGGTGGTATGGAACATCGTAAAGTCATGAGAACGATAAAGCGTTTTGCGGATGAAGTGTTACCGTACTTTAAACCAACAGCTCAAAAGGTTGGTCAATAA